One genomic segment of Salinigranum rubrum includes these proteins:
- a CDS encoding cryptochrome/photolyase family protein: MQLHWHRRDLRTADNRGLATAADAGPVVPLFVFDDAVLEHAGSARVRYMLDALDALRARYRALGSDLVVRRGDPREVVPAVASDVGAERVGWNKDYSGLARERDTAVRRALDDADIARESVHDHLHHEPGSITTNAGEPYSVYTYFWKKWRDRDKAEPYPEPSGDGLADPDVVDDAGSLPTIEDLGFAEPNATVPEAGADPARERLDRFCDDGIFRYESDRDYPTREAVSRLSADLKWGTLGVREVYAATESAMAAADGEETESVEEFQSQLAWREFYTHVLFFNPEVVTENYKTYEHDIEWRDDEAEREAWREGETGYPIVDAGMRQLKEEAYMHNRVRMIVASFLTKDLLCDWRHGYAHFRDLLVDHDTQNDNGGWQWAASTGTDAQPYFRIFNPMTQGERYDPDAGYVTEYVPELEGVDPDVIHSWHELSSEARREAAPDYPDPVVDHSERREAALSMFERARGDD, from the coding sequence ATGCAGCTTCATTGGCACCGGCGCGACCTCCGGACCGCGGACAACCGGGGGCTCGCGACCGCCGCCGACGCCGGCCCGGTCGTCCCGCTTTTCGTCTTCGACGACGCCGTCCTCGAACACGCGGGCTCGGCGCGGGTCCGCTACATGCTCGACGCGCTGGACGCGCTGCGGGCGCGGTATCGGGCGCTCGGCTCGGACCTCGTCGTCCGCCGCGGCGACCCCCGCGAGGTCGTCCCGGCGGTCGCGTCGGACGTCGGAGCCGAGCGCGTCGGCTGGAACAAGGACTACTCGGGGCTCGCCCGCGAGCGCGACACGGCCGTCCGGCGGGCGCTCGACGACGCCGATATCGCCCGCGAGAGCGTCCACGACCACCTCCACCACGAGCCCGGCTCCATCACGACCAACGCGGGCGAGCCGTACTCGGTGTACACCTACTTCTGGAAGAAGTGGCGCGACCGCGACAAAGCGGAGCCGTATCCCGAGCCGTCGGGCGACGGTCTCGCCGACCCGGACGTCGTCGACGACGCCGGCTCCCTCCCCACCATCGAGGACCTCGGTTTCGCGGAACCGAACGCGACGGTTCCGGAGGCGGGAGCCGACCCCGCACGCGAACGGCTCGACCGGTTCTGTGACGACGGCATCTTCCGGTACGAATCCGACAGGGACTACCCCACGAGGGAGGCCGTCTCGCGGCTCTCGGCGGACCTCAAGTGGGGGACGCTGGGGGTGCGTGAGGTGTACGCCGCCACGGAGTCGGCGATGGCGGCGGCCGACGGGGAGGAGACGGAGTCGGTCGAGGAGTTCCAGTCCCAGTTGGCGTGGCGGGAGTTCTACACGCACGTCCTCTTCTTCAATCCCGAAGTGGTCACGGAGAACTACAAGACGTACGAGCACGACATCGAGTGGCGCGACGACGAGGCGGAGCGAGAGGCGTGGCGCGAGGGGGAGACGGGCTACCCCATCGTCGACGCGGGGATGCGCCAACTCAAGGAGGAAGCGTACATGCACAACCGCGTCCGAATGATCGTCGCCTCCTTCCTCACGAAGGACCTGCTGTGTGACTGGCGGCACGGCTACGCGCACTTCCGGGACCTGCTGGTCGACCACGACACGCAGAACGACAACGGCGGCTGGCAGTGGGCGGCCTCGACGGGCACCGACGCACAGCCGTACTTCCGCATCTTCAACCCGATGACGCAGGGCGAGCGGTACGACCCCGACGCCGGATACGTTACGGAGTACGTTCCCGAACTCGAAGGCGTCGACCCCGACGTCATCCACTCGTGGCACGAACTGTCGAGCGAGGCGCGGCGCGAGGCCGCGCCCGACTACCCCGACCCGGTCGTCGACCACTCCGAGCGTCGGGAGGCGGCGCTCTCGATGTTCGAGCGGGCGCGCGGCGACGACTGA
- a CDS encoding dihydropteroate synthase — MRTVNAAGLAIGDDAPPRIMGVLNVSKESPYKPSVFNDSAEAAEYVDTELIDQGADIVDIGLESANKKFEVLSAEDELDRLETALAVVESVSGDAVFSIETRYHEVAEAAIEGGFDMVNDICGFADPEMPRVCEEYDVAVAKMASPPDLERPGAVERVDDIYDALELNGFTDKTIVDPAFGGWSEEKTLEDDRETFHRLREFRGYGRPILVSINRKNFLRDVAGRSTEEALSVSLAATAMAVERGAHVVRTHDVAETRDAALIGREFTRERVRETGDIAIEELDVTTAGDAARHLDRLGADTEPAAESVVRTVELTGVSDEERATLDTVAREAGVTFVVGSDRDRLLLLGTPGGFARLRAAVDDPDGTLDAALERLPTA, encoded by the coding sequence ATGCGAACGGTCAACGCAGCCGGCCTGGCCATCGGCGACGACGCGCCTCCGCGCATCATGGGCGTGTTGAACGTCTCGAAGGAATCGCCGTACAAGCCGAGCGTCTTCAACGACTCCGCCGAGGCCGCCGAGTACGTCGACACCGAACTCATCGACCAGGGGGCGGACATCGTCGACATCGGCCTCGAATCGGCGAACAAGAAGTTCGAGGTCCTGTCGGCAGAAGACGAACTCGACCGGCTCGAAACCGCCCTCGCCGTCGTAGAGAGCGTCTCCGGCGACGCCGTGTTCTCCATCGAGACGCGGTACCACGAGGTGGCGGAGGCGGCCATCGAGGGCGGGTTCGACATGGTGAACGACATCTGCGGCTTCGCCGACCCCGAGATGCCGCGCGTCTGTGAGGAGTACGACGTCGCCGTCGCGAAGATGGCCTCTCCCCCCGACCTCGAACGCCCGGGCGCCGTCGAGCGGGTCGACGACATCTACGACGCCCTCGAACTGAACGGCTTCACCGACAAGACCATCGTCGACCCCGCCTTCGGCGGGTGGTCCGAGGAGAAGACGCTCGAAGACGACCGCGAGACGTTCCACCGACTCCGGGAGTTTCGGGGATACGGCCGCCCCATCCTCGTTTCGATCAACCGTAAGAACTTCCTCCGCGACGTCGCGGGACGGTCGACCGAGGAGGCGCTCTCGGTGTCGCTCGCGGCGACGGCCATGGCCGTCGAGCGCGGGGCGCACGTCGTCCGGACCCACGACGTCGCCGAGACGCGCGACGCGGCGCTCATCGGCCGGGAGTTCACCCGCGAGCGCGTCCGCGAGACGGGTGACATCGCTATCGAGGAACTCGACGTGACGACGGCCGGCGACGCGGCCCGACACCTCGACCGACTCGGTGCGGACACCGAACCCGCCGCGGAGAGCGTCGTCCGGACCGTCGAACTCACGGGCGTGAGCGACGAGGAGCGTGCCACACTGGACACCGTGGCCCGGGAGGCCGGCGTGACGTTCGTGGTGGGGAGCGACCGTGACCGACTCCTGCTCCTCGGGACGCCCGGCGGGTTCGCCCGACTTCGGGCGGCCGTCGACGACCCGGACGGGACGCTCGACGCGGCGCTCGAACGGCTTCCGACGGCGTGA
- a CDS encoding RNA methyltransferase: MSSEAPVVVVVEPETPGNVGTIARAMKNFGFSDLKLVNPPAIDRESEAYGFAGHAREDVLPDAEEVTFDFVVENFHTVGFTAITNEDARRHVRFPFTTPRQLADSLARVETRTALVFGREGTGLSNAELERLDEVCSIPASEEYPVLNLGQAATVALYELRTLTLGRGVEDTQLPDVERERAAEADIDRFYDFFESFLSQIEHRDHKREKTMRMLRRLVGRAHPTEREITTLTGLFRKASERVQPPEKQQ, encoded by the coding sequence ATGAGTTCGGAGGCCCCCGTAGTCGTCGTGGTCGAACCAGAGACGCCGGGAAACGTCGGGACCATCGCCCGCGCGATGAAGAACTTCGGCTTCTCGGACCTGAAGCTGGTGAACCCGCCCGCAATCGACCGTGAGAGCGAGGCGTACGGCTTCGCCGGGCACGCGCGGGAGGACGTCCTCCCCGACGCCGAGGAGGTGACCTTCGACTTCGTCGTGGAGAACTTCCACACGGTCGGGTTCACCGCTATCACCAACGAGGACGCCCGCCGGCACGTCCGCTTTCCGTTCACGACCCCCCGACAGTTGGCCGACTCGCTCGCCCGCGTCGAGACGCGGACGGCGCTCGTCTTCGGGCGGGAGGGGACCGGGCTGTCGAACGCGGAGTTAGAGCGACTCGACGAGGTGTGTTCCATCCCGGCCTCGGAGGAGTATCCGGTCCTCAACCTCGGACAGGCGGCGACCGTCGCGCTGTACGAACTGCGGACGCTCACGCTCGGGCGGGGCGTCGAGGACACCCAGTTGCCGGACGTCGAGCGCGAACGCGCCGCCGAAGCCGACATCGACCGCTTCTACGACTTCTTCGAGTCGTTCCTCTCGCAGATCGAACACCGCGACCACAAGCGCGAGAAGACGATGCGGATGCTCAGGCGTCTCGTGGGGAGAGCGCACCCGACCGAGCGGGAGATCACGACGCTGACCGGGCTCTTCCGGAAGGCCTCCGAGCGCGTGCAACCGCCCGAGAAACAACAGTAG
- a CDS encoding 6-hydroxymethylpterin diphosphokinase MptE-like protein has protein sequence MNFDEWEPVYERILADFGFDRAGDERARDVCRSLLDAAFDVESLRDDVAGSSVAVVGAAPSLEREVDRAADADHVFAASTAADVCLDHGVDVDLMVTDLDKNPETAVDLTREGTPVAAHAHGDNIPLLRTWLPRFASEATLPTTQAAPAPPVTNFGGFTDGDRAAFLADHLGADALVFVGWDFEDSSVEPTKAKKLRWAARLLTWLESRRDDRFAVLDGHRESL, from the coding sequence ATGAACTTCGACGAGTGGGAACCCGTCTACGAGCGCATCCTCGCGGACTTCGGGTTCGACCGCGCTGGGGACGAACGAGCCAGGGACGTCTGCCGGTCACTCCTCGACGCCGCCTTCGACGTCGAGAGCCTCCGTGACGACGTCGCGGGGAGCAGCGTCGCCGTCGTCGGTGCCGCGCCGTCGCTGGAACGGGAGGTCGACCGGGCGGCCGACGCCGACCACGTCTTCGCCGCGTCGACGGCGGCGGACGTCTGTCTCGACCACGGCGTCGACGTCGACCTGATGGTGACGGACCTCGACAAGAACCCCGAGACGGCCGTCGACCTCACCCGCGAGGGGACGCCCGTCGCAGCACACGCCCACGGCGACAATATCCCCCTCCTCCGGACGTGGCTCCCCCGCTTCGCATCCGAGGCGACGCTCCCGACGACCCAGGCCGCGCCCGCCCCGCCGGTGACGAACTTCGGCGGCTTCACCGACGGCGACCGGGCGGCGTTCCTCGCCGACCACCTCGGAGCCGACGCGCTCGTCTTCGTCGGCTGGGACTTCGAAGATTCGAGCGTCGAGCCGACGAAAGCGAAGAAGCTCCGGTGGGCGGCGCGACTGCTCACCTGGCTCGAATCGCGCCGTGACGACCGCTTCGCCGTCCTCGACGGGCACAGAGAGTCGCTCTGA